From the genome of Bradyrhizobium sp. ORS 278:
TGCAAAGATCGGGTCAGATCGAGAATGACGCGCCGTGGCTCGCCAGATCGGGCCGCTGTCGTCAGCTTTGCGACAGGAGACGTCTTGAAGAGTCCGCTGCTCCCGTCGCGACATCAGGAAGGTCAGCGCATGACGGAACGTGAGCCGGACATCTTCGTCATCTGTCACACCACCAGCATCGCCCGGGGCGAAGCCAAGGCCTTCAGCCTGTCGCGGATCGGCGACAATGGCGAGGCGCGGCCGTTTCCGATCGTGATCGTCCACACAGCCGCAGGCGGCTTCGTCGGCTATGTCAATACGTGCCCGCATGAGGGCAAGTGGCTGAACATCGGCAGTGGCCAGTTCTTCAACCCC
Proteins encoded in this window:
- a CDS encoding Rieske 2Fe-2S domain-containing protein codes for the protein MTEREPDIFVICHTTSIARGEAKAFSLSRIGDNGEARPFPIVIVHTAAGGFVGYVNTCPHEGKWLNIGSGQFFNPEHTLLRCGRHGATFEIDTGLCNAGACAGQSLEPIALAVIDGEICLCGVALVEDVSFPDPFDDLDDTMEIMIHPD